The following proteins are co-located in the Haloterrigena turkmenica DSM 5511 genome:
- the fni gene encoding type 2 isopentenyl-diphosphate Delta-isomerase, producing MRIVQDQDVKTSGAGFEDVQLVHEALPELHYEAIDTSIEFLRHELSAPIFIESMTGGHHNTTEINRALACAAGETGIAMGLGSQRAGLELDDDSVLESYTVVRDAAPDAFIYGNLGAAQLREYDLEVVEGAVEMVEADALAVHLNFLQEAIQPEGDVDGRNCLAAIDRVAADLSVPVIVKETGNGISGKTARKLAEAGVDAIDVAGKGDTTWSGIEAYRAAAANAPRQKKVGTLFRAWGIPTAASTIECVAEHDCVIASGGVRTGLDVAKAIALGALAGGLAKPFLKPATDGPDAVIERIEDLIAELQTAMFVTGSESIRDLQRAEYVLQGDTREYIAQRPSRE from the coding sequence ATACGGATCGTTCAGGATCAAGATGTCAAAACCTCAGGAGCGGGTTTCGAAGACGTACAGCTCGTCCACGAAGCGCTTCCGGAACTTCATTACGAGGCTATCGATACGTCTATCGAATTTTTGAGACACGAGTTATCTGCTCCAATCTTCATCGAGAGCATGACCGGAGGTCATCACAACACCACGGAAATCAATCGTGCACTGGCTTGCGCTGCCGGCGAGACGGGTATCGCTATGGGACTCGGAAGCCAACGAGCCGGCCTCGAACTCGACGATGACAGCGTCCTCGAGTCGTACACTGTCGTCCGGGATGCCGCACCCGATGCGTTCATCTACGGAAATCTCGGCGCTGCACAACTTCGCGAGTACGACCTCGAGGTAGTCGAGGGCGCAGTTGAGATGGTCGAGGCAGACGCGCTCGCAGTCCATCTGAACTTCCTCCAAGAGGCCATCCAACCTGAAGGCGATGTCGATGGTCGGAACTGTCTGGCGGCCATCGACCGCGTAGCTGCGGATCTTTCGGTGCCCGTCATCGTCAAGGAAACAGGGAACGGAATTTCCGGGAAGACTGCCCGAAAGCTAGCCGAGGCGGGAGTTGACGCGATCGATGTCGCCGGAAAAGGCGACACGACGTGGTCCGGCATCGAAGCCTACCGCGCAGCCGCGGCGAACGCACCGCGACAGAAGAAAGTCGGCACACTGTTCCGGGCGTGGGGAATCCCGACCGCTGCAAGCACGATCGAGTGCGTAGCCGAACACGATTGCGTGATTGCGAGTGGCGGCGTACGAACGGGACTGGACGTGGCAAAAGCAATCGCGTTAGGTGCACTCGCGGGCGGACTGGCCAAACCGTTCCTGAAACCGGCTACTGACGGCCCGGACGCCGTTATCGAACGAATCGAGGATCTGATCGCCGAACTGCAGACGGCAATGTTTGTCACTGGCTCGGAGTCGATCAGGGACCTTCAGCGGGCGGAGTACGTTTTGCAGGGAGACACACGCGAATACATTGCCCAACGTCCCAGCAGAGAGTAG
- a CDS encoding DMT family transporter encodes MRKMEDALLFSALAFVWGTAFTAIEIGLETLPPLLFAAARLDIAALIFAGVVLLSRNQWLPRTRADMALILSNGILVIGAQFAFAFIGQSYVTSGVAAIIISFTPIITPIIAIRLLPTERIYVTDVIGLCAGLAGVIAIAIAGGSFDGQLLGVGLLLAAAVVFALGSVLTERWTAALPTMSLYAWSMGTGAIFLHVTAYAYSGASFRDVAWTPSAAAALVYLGIFATAGGFLLYFTLLNRIGATSVSLINYASPVVAAIFGAALLGEQITVATVVGFALIVVGFALCNIRPLWRLLRSTWNADVDSRSLERDEVCVRGNLYKKTDDSQNYQQPSD; translated from the coding sequence ATGAGAAAGATGGAAGACGCGTTGCTGTTCAGCGCGCTCGCGTTCGTCTGGGGAACAGCCTTCACAGCGATCGAAATTGGGCTAGAAACCCTGCCACCGCTTCTGTTCGCGGCGGCCCGATTAGACATCGCTGCGCTCATCTTCGCTGGAGTCGTGCTACTCAGTCGAAACCAGTGGCTACCCCGGACTAGAGCGGACATGGCTCTCATCCTCTCGAACGGCATCCTCGTCATCGGAGCGCAATTCGCGTTCGCCTTCATCGGCCAGAGCTACGTTACCAGCGGTGTCGCCGCGATCATCATCAGTTTCACACCGATCATCACTCCGATTATCGCCATCCGTCTCCTCCCGACGGAACGCATCTACGTCACGGACGTCATCGGTCTGTGTGCCGGGCTCGCCGGCGTAATCGCGATCGCAATCGCCGGTGGGTCCTTCGACGGACAACTCCTCGGTGTCGGACTGCTGTTGGCGGCCGCAGTCGTCTTCGCGCTCGGCTCCGTGCTGACGGAACGTTGGACGGCCGCTCTCCCGACGATGTCCCTCTACGCGTGGTCGATGGGCACCGGCGCGATATTCCTGCACGTCACAGCCTACGCCTATTCGGGCGCATCGTTCCGAGACGTGGCGTGGACGCCATCAGCGGCCGCCGCACTCGTCTATCTCGGCATCTTCGCTACGGCGGGAGGGTTCCTCCTCTACTTCACCTTACTGAATCGAATCGGTGCGACGAGCGTCAGTCTGATCAACTACGCGTCACCCGTTGTGGCGGCGATTTTCGGTGCAGCACTCCTCGGTGAGCAAATTACCGTGGCGACCGTTGTCGGATTCGCGCTCATCGTCGTCGGATTCGCGCTTTGCAATATCCGACCGCTCTGGCGGCTTCTCCGGTCTACCTGGAACGCGGACGTCGATAGTCGATCGCTCGAACGCGATGAAGTCTGCGTCCGAGGCAATCTGTACAAGAAAACGGATGACTCACAAAACTACCAACAGCCGAGTGACTAA
- a CDS encoding universal stress protein produces MAIVAAIDDSEGAATVLEEAQTLAANFDEDVHAVHVLERSELVKVLEKDVEGQDLTDNYEVQQIGENIVSRATGDSTLPEPIVSVRVGNPAAEITAYAEEQDARYVVIGGRQRSPTGKALFGSVTQEVIFESPAPVVNVALD; encoded by the coding sequence ATGGCGATCGTGGCAGCAATTGACGATTCGGAGGGAGCAGCAACCGTTCTCGAAGAAGCGCAGACGTTAGCGGCTAATTTCGATGAGGACGTGCATGCGGTTCATGTTCTCGAGCGGTCGGAACTCGTCAAAGTTCTCGAGAAAGACGTCGAGGGACAGGATCTGACCGATAACTACGAGGTACAACAGATCGGAGAGAATATCGTGTCCCGGGCGACGGGTGATTCGACACTGCCAGAACCCATCGTATCGGTACGCGTCGGAAATCCCGCGGCCGAGATCACGGCGTACGCTGAGGAGCAGGATGCGCGATACGTCGTCATCGGTGGACGGCAGCGGTCGCCGACCGGGAAGGCGCTGTTCGGAAGCGTAACACAGGAGGTGATATTCGAGTCGCCTGCGCCGGTCGTTAACGTCGCCCTCGACTGA
- a CDS encoding glycoside hydrolase family 88/105 protein — translation MPMERLLEELLPTVAEYTIDLDFEDFIQGERPMVLRGLLATDDDEHTEIAERYIDWAVRSQSSDGLMAYGSIDVVPEWDEHRIFRPIPDAGAVAVLALEAYENGGPDSYLDACRRQFEYLHEDAPRSEDGGITHHMDDIELWIDAIYMMCPFMARYGQLTDTPEAIDEAVDQILVHAKRLRDPHSDLYRHIWREQPNSYPDGSLWLRGNGWFATGVLDTLDYVPEDHPERDRLEELVRDHLLSMAEYQDASGFWHHLIDDDTMYLETSGTLQYAYAFTEAVDRGLLEEEYREVAEDAIGAAKTVVTPDGAVQRNAAMPGGPEAPQAINLYGQGWFLIAGKRVLESDADV, via the coding sequence ATGCCTATGGAACGTCTGCTAGAAGAACTGCTTCCAACCGTCGCCGAGTACACGATCGACCTCGATTTCGAGGATTTCATCCAGGGAGAACGGCCGATGGTGCTCCGCGGCCTGCTGGCGACGGACGACGACGAACACACCGAGATCGCTGAGCGATATATCGACTGGGCCGTCCGATCGCAGTCGAGCGACGGGCTGATGGCCTACGGATCGATCGACGTCGTCCCGGAGTGGGACGAACACCGCATCTTCCGTCCCATTCCGGACGCCGGAGCTGTCGCCGTCCTCGCACTCGAGGCCTACGAGAACGGCGGTCCCGACTCCTATCTCGACGCCTGCCGACGACAGTTCGAGTACCTCCACGAGGACGCGCCTCGGAGCGAGGACGGGGGGATTACCCACCACATGGACGACATCGAACTGTGGATCGACGCCATCTACATGATGTGTCCGTTCATGGCCCGCTACGGCCAGCTTACGGACACGCCCGAAGCGATCGACGAAGCCGTCGACCAGATTCTCGTTCACGCGAAGCGCCTCCGTGACCCCCATAGCGACCTCTACCGGCACATCTGGCGCGAGCAGCCCAACAGCTACCCCGACGGTTCGCTCTGGCTGCGCGGCAACGGCTGGTTCGCCACGGGCGTCCTCGACACGTTAGACTACGTGCCCGAAGACCACCCCGAGCGAGATCGCCTCGAGGAACTCGTCCGTGACCACCTCCTGAGCATGGCCGAGTATCAAGACGCCAGCGGCTTCTGGCACCACCTCATCGACGACGACACGATGTATCTGGAGACCTCGGGGACCCTCCAGTACGCCTACGCCTTCACCGAGGCCGTCGATCGCGGCCTGCTCGAGGAGGAGTACCGCGAGGTCGCCGAGGACGCGATCGGTGCGGCCAAGACGGTCGTGACCCCCGACGGCGCGGTCCAGCGCAACGCGGCGATGCCCGGCGGTCCGGAGGCTCCGCAGGCGATCAACCTCTACGGACAGGGCTGGTTCCTGATCGCCGGCAAGCGGGTCCTCGAGTCGGACGCTGACGTCTGA
- the aroE gene encoding shikimate dehydrogenase, giving the protein MDVYGIIGNPVEHSLSPPMHEAAFRERGIDAKYVTFEADPDRIEEAFRGAEALGVDGLTVTLPFKHDAFEFAEPDEQIQRVGAVNTIDFTENGPVGYNTDMTGTLRAFEHHGVDLEDTRAVVVGAGGAARALAFGFEDAGADVQIANRTASKAHDLADEVPGATGHGLEALPDLMADADVVANATSVGLESDESVAPADAWHGDLVAFDAVYKPLETRFLKDAAATGAQTIDGAWMLLFQGVDAFETWTGEDAPVETMNEVLRSHL; this is encoded by the coding sequence ATGGACGTCTACGGTATCATCGGAAACCCCGTCGAGCACTCACTGTCGCCGCCGATGCACGAAGCCGCCTTCCGCGAGCGCGGAATCGACGCCAAGTACGTCACCTTCGAGGCCGATCCTGATCGGATCGAAGAGGCGTTTCGCGGCGCGGAAGCGCTCGGTGTCGACGGTCTGACCGTCACGCTGCCGTTCAAACACGACGCCTTCGAGTTCGCCGAGCCGGACGAGCAGATCCAACGGGTCGGGGCGGTCAACACGATCGATTTCACTGAGAACGGGCCCGTGGGATACAACACCGACATGACCGGGACCCTCCGTGCCTTCGAGCACCACGGTGTGGATCTCGAAGACACTCGCGCGGTCGTCGTCGGCGCCGGCGGCGCCGCCCGGGCGCTGGCCTTCGGATTCGAGGACGCGGGTGCTGACGTACAGATCGCCAATCGGACGGCGTCCAAGGCTCACGACCTCGCCGACGAGGTCCCGGGGGCGACCGGTCACGGGCTCGAGGCCCTTCCCGACCTGATGGCCGACGCCGACGTCGTCGCCAACGCGACCAGCGTCGGGCTGGAGTCCGACGAGTCGGTCGCGCCGGCCGACGCCTGGCACGGGGACCTCGTGGCATTCGACGCGGTGTACAAGCCGCTCGAGACGCGGTTCTTGAAGGACGCGGCAGCCACTGGCGCCCAGACGATTGACGGCGCCTGGATGCTGCTGTTCCAGGGCGTCGACGCCTTCGAGACGTGGACGGGCGAGGACGCACCGGTCGAGACGATGAACGAGGTGCTGCGCAGTCACCTGTAA
- a CDS encoding fumarylacetoacetate hydrolase family protein, giving the protein MRLARIETSDGPVIGEYEDGHVHADETYEVGVDGELLPPCDPSALYCVGRNYAETLDQMDYERPEEPDFFIKPPASLLGHEEPISYPEFTNELTYAGELAAVIDEPCHDLSTDEVPDVVRGYTIMNDVDALDQQGRTARKAFDGSGPLGPWIETDVDPTGIDMWTDVNDERRQEANTELMLFDPYEVVSYLSKRFTFRPGDVVAFGSPANPGLIEPGDTVEITYENVGTLRNSVVGAEE; this is encoded by the coding sequence ATGCGACTCGCACGGATCGAAACGTCCGACGGACCGGTTATCGGAGAGTACGAAGACGGCCACGTACACGCCGACGAGACGTACGAAGTCGGCGTCGACGGAGAGCTGCTCCCGCCCTGTGATCCCTCGGCGCTGTACTGCGTCGGCCGCAACTACGCGGAGACGCTCGATCAGATGGACTACGAACGGCCGGAAGAACCCGACTTCTTCATCAAACCGCCCGCCTCCCTGTTGGGCCACGAGGAGCCGATTTCCTATCCGGAGTTCACGAACGAACTGACCTACGCCGGCGAGCTCGCGGCGGTCATCGACGAGCCCTGTCACGACCTCTCGACGGATGAGGTTCCGGACGTCGTCCGCGGATACACGATCATGAACGACGTGGACGCGCTGGATCAGCAGGGGCGGACTGCGCGAAAGGCGTTCGACGGCTCCGGCCCCCTCGGTCCGTGGATCGAGACCGACGTCGACCCGACCGGTATCGACATGTGGACGGACGTAAACGACGAGCGGCGACAGGAAGCGAACACGGAGCTCATGCTGTTCGATCCCTACGAAGTGGTCTCGTATCTCTCGAAACGGTTCACGTTCCGCCCGGGCGACGTCGTCGCCTTCGGCAGTCCCGCGAATCCCGGACTCATCGAGCCCGGCGATACCGTCGAGATCACCTACGAGAACGTCGGGACGCTGCGCAATTCGGTCGTCGGCGCCGAGGAATAG
- a CDS encoding L-lactate permease, with protein MASAVELALAATPLLLAGVLLVGLLWPATRAMPIAYIAALLVGFFVWDMPGEYLFAASAVGVMTAIQILWIVFGALLLLYTLMQAGAFDRINRGFATISDDRRVQIVLIGFFLAAFIEGAAGFGTPAAVVAPLLLALGFPALAAVIAGLVGHILAVTYGAVGTPIVIGIQDPLGSTQATSTAITEGGFTVQEFSLQVAVWAATYHSLVGFVMPLFAVGMVVYFFGDTDERSLQPAWEVAPLCLFSGIAFVVPYWLSAQVSAEFPSLMGAMVGGAIVVGTLKAGYFVPDEEWDFPDREEWPDHWVGTIEPGQANAPGVGGGAGDVTAADGGVARTDMSLLRAWAPYILLVILLVVTRVVDPLPSVLQQFGTQWNDILGTGLSGGIDWVYVPGFWLFICALIAIPLYSMSGTEVKNAWSEAIQKLIAPLIALVFVIAMVQVMLQSGAHTDATESMIFVLAEATAAAVGPAYPFIAALIGALGAAMAGSNTVSNITFGGFQFEAASQLGLPTQIIVGAQAVGGAIGNLVAIHNVVAALATVGLVGSEGRVMRLNLIPLIYYAVGVGIVATLFSYVIFSGLF; from the coding sequence ATGGCTAGCGCGGTCGAACTCGCGCTGGCGGCGACGCCGCTCCTGCTCGCCGGGGTGTTGCTCGTGGGGCTATTGTGGCCGGCGACGCGTGCGATGCCGATCGCGTACATCGCCGCGCTGCTCGTCGGTTTCTTCGTCTGGGACATGCCGGGGGAGTATCTCTTCGCCGCCTCGGCGGTCGGCGTGATGACGGCGATACAGATCCTCTGGATCGTCTTCGGCGCGTTGTTGCTCCTCTATACGCTGATGCAGGCCGGGGCCTTCGATCGGATCAACAGGGGATTCGCGACGATCAGCGACGACCGCCGAGTACAGATCGTCCTGATCGGCTTCTTCCTGGCGGCGTTCATCGAGGGCGCGGCCGGCTTCGGGACGCCGGCGGCGGTCGTCGCGCCGCTCCTGTTGGCGCTCGGGTTCCCGGCGCTGGCCGCCGTGATCGCCGGACTGGTCGGTCACATCCTCGCCGTCACGTACGGTGCGGTCGGCACGCCGATCGTCATCGGGATTCAGGATCCGCTCGGCTCTACCCAGGCCACGAGCACCGCGATCACGGAGGGCGGATTCACCGTCCAGGAGTTCTCCCTACAGGTCGCCGTCTGGGCCGCGACCTACCACTCCCTCGTCGGATTCGTCATGCCGCTGTTCGCGGTCGGGATGGTCGTCTACTTCTTCGGCGACACGGACGAACGCAGTCTGCAACCGGCCTGGGAGGTCGCGCCGCTGTGTCTGTTCTCCGGGATCGCGTTCGTCGTTCCCTACTGGCTGTCGGCACAGGTCAGCGCCGAGTTCCCGAGCCTGATGGGCGCGATGGTCGGTGGCGCGATCGTCGTCGGCACCCTGAAGGCGGGCTACTTCGTGCCCGACGAGGAGTGGGACTTCCCGGACCGCGAGGAGTGGCCGGACCACTGGGTCGGGACGATCGAACCCGGCCAGGCCAACGCACCCGGAGTGGGCGGCGGCGCCGGCGACGTGACCGCCGCCGACGGCGGCGTCGCCAGAACCGACATGTCGCTGCTTCGCGCCTGGGCGCCGTACATTCTGCTGGTCATCTTGCTCGTCGTCACGCGAGTTGTCGACCCGCTCCCGTCCGTCCTCCAGCAGTTCGGTACGCAGTGGAACGACATCCTCGGTACCGGTCTCAGCGGGGGCATCGACTGGGTGTACGTGCCCGGCTTCTGGCTGTTCATCTGTGCGCTGATCGCGATCCCCCTGTACAGCATGTCCGGTACTGAGGTCAAAAACGCCTGGAGCGAAGCGATACAGAAACTCATCGCCCCGCTCATCGCGCTCGTGTTCGTCATCGCGATGGTGCAGGTGATGCTCCAGTCCGGCGCGCACACCGACGCGACCGAGAGCATGATCTTCGTGCTCGCGGAGGCGACCGCCGCCGCTGTCGGCCCTGCCTATCCGTTCATCGCCGCGCTCATCGGTGCGCTCGGTGCCGCGATGGCCGGTTCGAACACGGTGTCGAACATCACCTTCGGCGGATTCCAGTTCGAGGCCGCGTCACAGCTCGGACTGCCGACCCAGATCATCGTCGGCGCGCAGGCCGTCGGCGGCGCCATCGGGAACCTCGTGGCGATCCACAACGTCGTGGCCGCGTTGGCGACCGTCGGCCTCGTCGGCAGCGAGGGCCGAGTCATGCGATTGAACCTGATCCCGCTCATCTACTACGCGGTCGGGGTCGGAATCGTCGCCACCCTGTTTAGCTACGTTATCTTCTCGGGACTCTTCTAG
- a CDS encoding LutC/YkgG family protein — MTVDVQTTRERFEESLADLEVPVTRTEPTDLESTLEEIVREPVIGTPLEFDAVSLPNWIDDAPTPATLEAATTSVTSASLGIADYGSVVLPARPDGSEQVSLFPELHVPILRESDLVPDMPTAIDRLGPVLRDGGSAILATGPSATADMGALVRGAHGPKAVHVVLLEDGETDE, encoded by the coding sequence ATGACAGTCGACGTACAGACGACGCGGGAGCGGTTCGAGGAGTCGCTCGCCGATCTCGAGGTGCCAGTGACGCGCACCGAACCGACGGACCTCGAGTCCACGCTCGAGGAGATCGTCCGCGAGCCGGTGATCGGAACGCCCCTCGAGTTCGATGCGGTCTCGCTGCCCAACTGGATCGACGACGCGCCGACGCCGGCGACGCTCGAGGCGGCGACGACGAGCGTCACGTCGGCCTCGCTCGGCATCGCCGACTACGGGAGCGTCGTCCTGCCCGCGCGGCCGGACGGGAGCGAACAGGTCAGTCTCTTCCCGGAACTGCACGTTCCGATCCTCCGGGAGTCGGACCTCGTGCCGGACATGCCGACGGCGATCGATCGCCTCGGACCCGTACTGCGAGACGGCGGCAGCGCGATCCTCGCGACGGGACCCAGCGCGACGGCCGACATGGGAGCGCTCGTCCGCGGCGCGCACGGACCAAAGGCAGTCCACGTCGTCCTGCTCGAGGACGGTGAGACCGATGAGTGA
- a CDS encoding LUD domain-containing protein has product MSDADGRRSKAAHIRRLLETEGDAVEENTIGFNRGRYESVADLEDYEELKSEARAIKENAIERLPELIDELTATVEDNGGTVYLADDAADANRYIREVASEKDADRLVKSKSMTTEELEVNEALEADGVDVVETDLGEWVLQVADEAPSHIVAPAIHRSEADIARLFNERFNPEEPLETAEELTAFARERLGRLIREADVGMTGANFITADSGTIALVTSEGNARKSAVVPDTHVAVAGVEKIVPSVEDLSPFIELIGRSGTGQDITSYISLLTPPVESPVVDVDEPDVAFADRDDDREFHLVLIDNGRMAMREDDQLRETLYCIRCSACANSCANFQSVGGHAFGGETYSGGIATGWEAGVHGYDSAAEFNDFCTGCSRCVNQCPVKIDIPWINTVVRDRLNRGGEAGQFEFLVEGLTPDEEPGGIDLQKRLFGNYEALAKLGSATAPVSNWLAAAGPARTVLERVAGVDSRRELPEFKRETLRDWFESRGSRVDAADAKREVVLYPDTYTNHVDVDRGKAAVRVLEALDVRVRIPAVPESGRAPLSQGMIDTADERASRVYAALAEHIDAGRDVVVVEPSDLAMFRREYEKLLPEASFERLREGSYEVLEYVYGLLENGADADALGGADAEIAYHSHCQQRTLGLEPYTTTVLEEVGYDVLESDVECCGMAGSFGYKSEYYELSVDVGDRLREQFTEPEARDRIVAASGTSCEDQLGSLLERDAVHPVELLDPRRRSGR; this is encoded by the coding sequence ATGAGTGACGCCGACGGCCGCCGTTCGAAGGCGGCGCACATCCGCCGCCTGCTCGAGACGGAGGGCGACGCGGTCGAGGAGAACACCATCGGGTTCAACCGGGGCCGATATGAGTCGGTGGCTGACCTCGAGGACTACGAGGAGCTCAAATCCGAGGCGCGGGCGATCAAGGAGAACGCCATCGAGCGGCTGCCGGAGCTGATCGACGAACTAACCGCGACCGTCGAGGACAACGGCGGGACCGTCTATCTCGCCGACGACGCCGCCGACGCCAACCGCTACATCAGGGAGGTCGCGAGCGAGAAGGACGCCGATCGGCTCGTCAAATCGAAGTCGATGACCACCGAGGAGCTCGAGGTCAACGAGGCCCTCGAGGCCGACGGCGTCGACGTCGTCGAGACCGACCTCGGCGAGTGGGTGTTACAGGTGGCCGACGAGGCGCCGTCGCACATCGTCGCGCCCGCGATCCACCGATCTGAAGCGGACATCGCCCGGCTGTTCAACGAGCGGTTCAATCCGGAGGAGCCCCTCGAGACCGCCGAGGAGCTGACCGCGTTCGCCCGCGAGCGGCTGGGCAGGCTCATCCGCGAGGCGGACGTCGGGATGACCGGCGCGAACTTCATCACCGCCGACTCGGGGACGATCGCGCTCGTCACGAGCGAGGGCAACGCCCGCAAGTCGGCCGTCGTCCCGGACACGCACGTCGCGGTGGCGGGCGTCGAGAAGATCGTCCCCAGCGTCGAGGATCTGTCCCCGTTCATCGAGTTGATCGGGCGCTCGGGCACGGGCCAGGACATCACCTCCTACATCTCCTTGCTGACGCCACCGGTCGAGTCGCCCGTCGTCGACGTCGACGAGCCCGACGTCGCGTTCGCGGACCGCGACGACGACCGGGAGTTCCACCTCGTGTTGATCGACAACGGCCGCATGGCCATGCGCGAGGACGACCAGCTGCGGGAGACGCTCTACTGCATTCGGTGTTCGGCCTGCGCCAACTCGTGTGCGAACTTCCAGTCAGTCGGCGGCCACGCCTTCGGCGGCGAGACCTACTCGGGCGGCATCGCGACCGGCTGGGAGGCCGGCGTCCACGGCTACGACAGCGCCGCCGAGTTCAACGACTTCTGTACGGGCTGTTCGCGCTGCGTCAACCAGTGTCCGGTGAAGATCGACATTCCGTGGATCAACACCGTCGTCCGCGACCGGCTCAACCGCGGAGGCGAAGCGGGACAGTTCGAGTTCCTGGTCGAGGGGCTCACGCCCGACGAGGAACCGGGCGGGATCGACCTGCAGAAACGACTGTTCGGCAACTACGAGGCGCTCGCGAAACTCGGGAGCGCGACCGCGCCCGTCTCCAACTGGCTCGCCGCCGCCGGACCGGCGCGAACGGTCCTCGAGCGAGTCGCCGGCGTCGACAGTCGGCGCGAACTGCCGGAGTTCAAGCGCGAAACGCTTCGAGACTGGTTCGAGAGTCGGGGGTCACGGGTCGATGCGGCCGACGCGAAACGGGAGGTCGTCCTCTATCCCGACACCTATACGAACCACGTCGACGTCGACCGCGGCAAGGCGGCGGTCCGGGTCCTCGAGGCGCTGGACGTTCGCGTTCGGATCCCCGCGGTGCCCGAGAGCGGCCGCGCGCCGCTCTCGCAGGGGATGATCGACACTGCGGACGAGCGCGCCAGCCGGGTCTACGCCGCCCTCGCCGAACACATCGATGCGGGCCGGGACGTGGTCGTCGTCGAACCGTCGGACCTCGCGATGTTCCGCCGGGAGTATGAGAAGCTGCTGCCCGAGGCGTCGTTCGAGCGCCTGCGCGAGGGCAGCTACGAGGTGCTCGAGTACGTCTACGGACTGCTCGAGAACGGCGCCGACGCCGACGCGCTCGGCGGCGCCGACGCCGAGATCGCCTACCACTCCCACTGCCAGCAGCGGACCCTCGGCCTCGAGCCGTACACGACGACGGTCCTCGAGGAGGTCGGCTACGACGTCCTCGAGAGCGACGTCGAGTGCTGCGGGATGGCCGGCAGCTTCGGCTACAAGTCCGAGTACTACGAGCTGAGCGTGGACGTCGGCGACCGCCTCCGCGAGCAGTTCACCGAGCCCGAGGCGCGGGATCGGATCGTTGCCGCGAGCGGCACCTCCTGTGAGGACCAGCTCGGCTCGCTGCTCGAGCGCGACGCCGTCCACCCGGTGGAACTGCTCGATCCGCGGCGGCGAAGCGGTCGCTGA